A stretch of Alkalicella caledoniensis DNA encodes these proteins:
- a CDS encoding tyrosine-type recombinase/integrase, with protein MSRPMFKSIFSEEMYHYLDHMVATGHKEVSFCKHLRLFDRFCTENEILQPVFNSQHAMKWIQRKENEASTTHYSRINGIKQFLIYLCRKGYEIFVTRDVCFKQTDFQPYIYAEDEIARYFHAVDTYESARNRKDSIQLPILFRLLYCCGTRINETLGIRKQDVDLEDGIIKLFETKNNNERYIVLNEEMAGLMCQYAQKCFYLLDEKDYIFTKSNGSRLDGEALYERHRLFLQKARIPYIGGGRGPRLHDWRHTFSVQSFKQMVDSGLDMYVALPILSSYLGHKTIYATERYVRLTMSLYPYIEDRFKDKVNKVFGEVDKHEIH; from the coding sequence ATGAGTAGACCAATGTTTAAATCTATTTTTTCTGAGGAAATGTATCATTATTTAGACCATATGGTAGCAACGGGTCATAAAGAAGTAAGTTTTTGCAAGCATTTACGGCTGTTTGACCGATTTTGTACTGAAAATGAAATACTTCAGCCAGTATTCAATAGTCAACATGCAATGAAATGGATTCAACGGAAAGAAAACGAAGCTAGTACCACCCATTATTCTCGAATCAATGGAATTAAGCAATTTCTGATCTATCTCTGTCGTAAAGGATATGAAATCTTTGTGACAAGAGATGTATGTTTCAAGCAAACAGATTTCCAACCATATATTTATGCGGAAGATGAGATAGCAAGATATTTTCATGCAGTTGATACATATGAATCTGCACGTAATCGTAAGGACAGCATTCAACTACCAATCCTTTTCCGATTACTCTACTGCTGTGGAACTAGAATTAACGAAACGCTTGGTATCAGAAAACAGGATGTGGACCTTGAGGATGGAATCATTAAGCTATTTGAAACAAAGAACAATAATGAGCGTTATATCGTGTTAAACGAAGAGATGGCCGGTCTTATGTGTCAGTATGCACAAAAATGTTTTTACCTTTTAGATGAAAAAGACTATATATTTACCAAGTCTAATGGAAGCCGATTAGATGGTGAGGCTCTTTATGAACGTCATAGGCTTTTCCTTCAAAAAGCAAGAATTCCGTATATTGGTGGAGGAAGAGGTCCAAGACTGCACGACTGGCGTCATACTTTTTCTGTGCAATCATTTAAGCAAATGGTTGATTCTGGCCTAGATATGTACGTAGCGCTCCCCATTCTATCCAGTTATCTCGGCCACAAAACAATATATGCTACTGAGAGATATGTTCGACTGACAATGAGTCTGTATCCGTATATTGAGGATCGTTTTAAAGACAAAGTAAATAAGGTGTTCGGCGAGGTGGACAAACATGAAATCCACTGA
- the murJ gene encoding murein biosynthesis integral membrane protein MurJ yields MKVRVNMKKTAIILMLISIFSKIFGFARDISLSFFYGASNISDVYLISITIPSVIFGFIGAGITTGYIPMYSKISQISGEEKSNDFTNNLTNILLILCTLMMGLGLIFTSQIVKIFASGFEGETLQLAITFTRISLSGIYVTGLIYIFNGFLQVKGNYIVPALVTFPMNFLIIVSIFFSSKLNLLILAVGSVLALFSQLLFLIPFLYKNGYKYRFTLQLKDEHIKKMAFIAIPVIIGSSVNQINVLVDRTLASQISTGGISALNYANRLNNFVFGIVVLSISSVMFPMIAKMAAENNIKGLKNSLAEAIGGVNLLVIPATIGALFFAEPIVNLLFGRGAFDENAISMTSSALFFYSFGMIGFGLREILSRAFYSLQDTKTPMINASIAMILNIVLNIVLSQFLGIGGLALATSVSAIFCTLLLFISLRKRIGSFGMGKISKSFLKILFSSLVMGCISRIFYLYLLDNISNESLSLIIAIGTGLIIYALGIIILKVDEIDVLVKAIKNKKNASLDN; encoded by the coding sequence ATGAAAGTAAGGGTTAATATGAAAAAGACTGCTATAATCTTAATGCTAATTAGTATATTTTCCAAGATATTCGGTTTCGCAAGAGACATTAGTCTTTCTTTTTTTTATGGAGCTTCAAACATTAGTGATGTATATTTAATATCAATTACTATACCTAGTGTGATATTCGGTTTTATAGGAGCCGGAATAACTACCGGATACATACCAATGTACAGCAAAATATCACAAATATCTGGAGAAGAAAAAAGTAATGATTTTACTAACAACCTAACAAATATATTATTAATATTATGTACACTCATGATGGGATTAGGTTTAATTTTTACAAGTCAGATAGTAAAAATATTTGCTTCAGGCTTTGAGGGGGAAACATTGCAATTAGCCATCACTTTTACAAGAATAAGCTTGTCAGGAATTTATGTGACTGGTTTAATATATATCTTTAATGGTTTTCTCCAAGTTAAAGGTAATTATATAGTACCTGCGTTAGTGACTTTTCCTATGAATTTTCTAATTATTGTATCGATATTCTTTAGTTCAAAGTTGAATTTACTAATTCTCGCAGTTGGTAGTGTACTAGCTCTTTTTTCGCAGTTATTATTTCTCATACCTTTCCTGTACAAGAATGGGTACAAGTATAGGTTTACATTGCAACTAAAAGATGAACATATTAAAAAAATGGCATTCATTGCTATTCCCGTAATAATAGGTAGTTCTGTAAATCAAATAAATGTTTTAGTTGATAGAACTCTTGCTTCACAAATTTCCACTGGAGGAATCTCTGCTCTTAACTATGCAAATAGGCTAAACAATTTTGTATTCGGTATTGTAGTGTTATCAATTTCGTCAGTTATGTTTCCTATGATTGCTAAGATGGCTGCGGAAAACAATATAAAAGGCCTAAAGAATTCACTTGCTGAGGCAATTGGTGGAGTAAATTTACTAGTTATACCTGCAACTATAGGTGCTTTATTTTTTGCCGAACCAATAGTAAATCTTTTATTTGGACGTGGGGCATTTGATGAGAATGCTATATCAATGACATCTAGTGCATTGTTTTTTTACTCATTTGGAATGATAGGCTTTGGCCTTAGAGAAATATTATCTAGAGCCTTTTATTCATTACAAGATACTAAAACCCCTATGATCAATGCATCAATAGCGATGATCCTAAACATCGTTCTAAATATAGTACTTTCACAATTCTTAGGAATAGGTGGATTAGCACTTGCTACTAGTGTTTCTGCTATATTCTGTACATTATTGCTATTCATAAGCTTAAGAAAGAGAATAGGTTCATTCGGTATGGGAAAAATATCAAAATCTTTTCTCAAAATCTTATTTTCATCACTGGTAATGGGCTGTATTTCTAGAATTTTTTACCTTTACTTGTTAGATAATATATCTAACGAAAGCCTTTCTCTAATTATTGCAATAGGTACTGGGTTGATAATATATGCTCTGGGTATAATTATACTCAAAGTGGATGAAATAGATGTACTTGTTAAGGCTATAAAAAATAAGAAGAATGCATCTCTTGATAACTAA
- a CDS encoding PseG/SpsG family protein: MKLIFRVTGGPDIGYGHFYRSYSLAEAFTRYKGVNNILFIINSELEDNLIGSNYNYIVSESFNKDIEIIRNFKPDLFILDTYLGNSEYLLKVRELTKIMIFDDNNDIYDSNIPHILLNGNVHANTLNYSISKSKLSLLGPNFLVMKKEYWDKSDEKILPKEGLLITTGGTDKHGVSYEILNGLKGINCKKTVIIGPGYHTDLIKKIESIQDNYTSIIYKPTSLKKYIGSSKIGITAGGSTIYEIISQNSIPLIFSLAENQEKICDTFMKEGINYFGAFPKINFDSLYECTRLYLNAEQKVETNSNKLVDGQGAFRVVNTVSDYLKLCYDESKG; encoded by the coding sequence GTGAAACTGATTTTTAGAGTGACAGGTGGCCCTGATATAGGCTACGGACATTTTTATAGATCTTACTCTTTAGCCGAGGCGTTTACAAGATATAAAGGTGTGAACAATATACTTTTTATAATTAATAGTGAACTTGAAGATAATCTAATTGGATCTAACTATAACTATATTGTTTCTGAATCCTTTAATAAGGATATAGAAATAATCCGCAATTTTAAACCTGACCTATTTATCCTGGATACTTACCTTGGAAACTCTGAATATTTATTAAAAGTTAGAGAGTTAACAAAAATAATGATTTTTGATGATAATAATGATATCTACGATTCAAATATTCCACACATACTGTTGAACGGTAATGTACATGCAAACACTTTAAACTACAGCATATCAAAGTCTAAGTTATCTTTGTTGGGACCTAACTTCTTAGTGATGAAAAAAGAATATTGGGATAAAAGCGATGAAAAAATACTTCCAAAGGAAGGCTTGTTAATTACTACTGGTGGAACGGATAAACATGGAGTATCTTATGAAATCTTAAATGGATTGAAGGGAATTAATTGTAAAAAAACTGTTATTATTGGTCCAGGATATCATACAGACTTAATTAAGAAGATTGAAAGTATTCAAGATAACTATACTTCGATAATTTACAAGCCTACGTCTCTAAAAAAATACATTGGCTCTTCAAAAATAGGCATAACTGCTGGTGGCAGCACAATCTATGAAATAATCTCCCAAAACAGTATCCCTTTAATATTTAGTCTAGCTGAAAATCAAGAAAAAATATGTGACACATTTATGAAAGAAGGAATCAATTATTTCGGAGCGTTCCCAAAAATAAATTTTGATTCATTATACGAATGTACTAGACTTTACTTAAATGCTGAGCAAAAAGTAGAAACTAACTCCAATAAGTTAGTTGACGGACAAGGTGCATTCAGAGTAGTAAATACAGTTAGTGACTATTTAAAATTATGTTACGATGAAAGTAAGGGTTAA
- a CDS encoding GNAT family N-acetyltransferase, producing the protein MKDTSKIQLVGVQQEDCDLLFEWTNDEKVRENSFNSETVKYSDHNKWFNEKMNCPRTILLFLVVNNIKSGLVRLDEINNESLLINYSIPKEYRRKGYGTMLLELVKDKYSDKGLVGKVKKENIGSIKAFIKAGFYMKEEAEMLVFYSTNTFEEGTK; encoded by the coding sequence ATGAAGGATACTAGTAAGATTCAACTAGTTGGGGTACAACAAGAAGATTGCGACTTGCTTTTTGAGTGGACAAATGATGAGAAAGTAAGAGAAAACTCCTTTAACTCAGAAACAGTAAAATACAGTGATCATAACAAATGGTTTAATGAAAAAATGAATTGTCCAAGAACAATATTGCTTTTTTTAGTAGTAAATAATATAAAAAGTGGCTTAGTACGCTTAGATGAGATTAACAATGAATCTTTATTAATCAACTACAGTATTCCTAAGGAATATCGACGTAAAGGCTACGGAACTATGTTGCTTGAACTAGTTAAAGATAAATACAGTGATAAAGGTTTAGTAGGTAAAGTGAAAAAGGAAAATATTGGGTCAATAAAAGCTTTCATTAAGGCAGGGTTTTATATGAAAGAGGAGGCGGAGATGTTAGTGTTTTATTCTACCAATACCTTTGAGGAGGGAACTAAATGA
- a CDS encoding tyrosine-type recombinase/integrase, whose protein sequence is MKSTDFAMYLNKYFTVYLPNVKGMTPLTIDSYRYTFILFLTCLQEELNISANRVQMSDLSYKNVLLFLEWLQKQRLNSISTRNQRQAAINSFVRFLMYEFPECLDNYQRIVGIPIKKAPQKEISYMKTDGVKLMMSQIDVASSGGLRDYVMLSLLYTTGMRVSELISIRVKDLSLYEPYTLLLRGKGHKSRYVPLMKDIIPFIHQYLVQEGYDRQEKLSEWLFKNHMKSQLTRQGINYLVGKYAKRAREINSEIIPADFSPHKMRHTTAMGLVDSGVDLIYIRDLLGHVSVKTTEVYAKAEVSRKREAIEAASKEIVPPEKAQWDNNTDLKQWLKTFNR, encoded by the coding sequence ATGAAATCCACTGATTTTGCAATGTACCTTAACAAATATTTTACCGTTTACCTTCCAAATGTTAAGGGTATGACACCATTAACAATTGATTCTTACAGATACACTTTTATACTTTTCTTGACGTGCTTGCAGGAAGAACTTAATATTTCTGCAAACAGAGTACAGATGTCTGACCTTTCGTATAAGAACGTACTTCTATTCCTGGAATGGCTTCAGAAACAACGTCTAAACAGTATATCAACAAGGAACCAGAGGCAGGCAGCAATCAATAGTTTTGTAAGGTTTCTAATGTATGAATTTCCTGAGTGTCTAGATAATTATCAACGAATCGTAGGGATTCCGATAAAAAAAGCACCGCAGAAAGAAATATCCTACATGAAAACAGATGGGGTAAAATTAATGATGTCTCAGATAGATGTCGCTTCTTCTGGAGGGTTGCGAGATTATGTCATGTTGTCCCTTCTCTATACTACAGGCATGCGTGTCAGCGAACTCATAAGTATCCGGGTAAAAGATTTATCCCTTTATGAACCATACACGCTTTTACTTCGCGGTAAAGGGCATAAAAGCCGCTATGTACCACTTATGAAGGATATCATTCCTTTCATCCACCAATATTTAGTACAAGAAGGATATGATAGGCAAGAAAAACTTAGTGAATGGTTGTTTAAGAACCATATGAAAAGCCAATTAACTAGACAGGGTATAAATTACCTTGTCGGTAAATATGCGAAACGTGCTAGAGAAATTAATTCGGAGATAATTCCAGCGGATTTTAGTCCTCACAAAATGAGACATACAACGGCTATGGGACTCGTTGATTCTGGGGTTGACCTAATTTACATACGGGATTTACTAGGTCATGTCAGTGTTAAAACTACGGAAGTTTACGCAAAAGCAGAAGTAAGCAGAAAGCGTGAAGCTATTGAAGCTGCTAGCAAGGAGATTGTTCCACCGGAAAAAGCACAATGGGATAACAATACTGATTTAAAACAGTGGCTAAAAACATTCAACCGCTGA
- a CDS encoding cytidylyltransferase domain-containing protein: protein MKTVAIIQARMGSTRLPGKIMKTLSNKTILSHVVERVKQSSEINDIVIATTTSKVDDIIVDETKRLGVISFRGSETDVLSRYYYAAKDNNADIVIRITSDCPLIDANIIDEMVKKIKRTKCDYISNTIERTFPRGLDCEVFTYQSLSKSFIEAKKEYQREHVTPYIYENGSKFKIEHYVSTENNSNYRVTLDTIEDYMALKLILEELDTESTYNDLITLLRSNPSISEINNSIAQKELGKK from the coding sequence ATGAAGACAGTTGCAATAATTCAAGCTAGAATGGGATCAACCCGCTTACCAGGAAAAATAATGAAAACACTTTCAAATAAAACTATTTTAAGTCATGTGGTAGAAAGAGTTAAACAATCATCAGAAATTAACGATATAGTTATTGCAACAACAACTTCTAAGGTTGACGATATAATAGTTGATGAGACAAAAAGGTTAGGTGTAATATCTTTTAGGGGCTCCGAAACTGATGTATTATCAAGATACTATTACGCGGCAAAGGATAATAATGCAGACATTGTAATTAGAATAACCTCTGACTGCCCTCTAATTGATGCTAATATTATTGATGAGATGGTTAAAAAAATTAAGAGAACGAAGTGTGATTATATTAGTAATACTATTGAGAGAACATTTCCCAGAGGGCTTGACTGTGAGGTTTTTACTTATCAATCCCTAAGCAAATCATTTATCGAAGCTAAAAAAGAATATCAAAGAGAACATGTTACCCCTTATATTTACGAAAACGGATCCAAGTTTAAAATTGAACATTATGTGAGTACTGAGAATAACTCCAACTATAGAGTTACCCTTGATACTATTGAGGATTATATGGCTCTAAAACTTATTCTGGAAGAATTAGATACAGAGTCAACTTATAACGATTTGATTACCTTACTAAGATCAAATCCAAGTATAAGTGAGATTAACAACAGCATTGCTCAAAAAGAGTTAGGTAAAAAATAA
- a CDS encoding site-specific integrase — protein sequence MITDFKTLITLCEDELNIRQYNASYQRSILAEWGNLTKWMTLNKFKDFTESIGFQYLDETLGTHISVKGLANGKKLRLRAVRMLSSYQKDGDFEFRTPRIERVFYGDIGNEMLLYLSYLRSEKNLSESTLKNKEQYLYDFFCYLEKKSLKLNNLSVETMEDFFSSMKYSLASRHNCGSALRIYFRYAYENGISKSDSSLLILKDNYNHNCKLPTTYEEDEIRTIISSVERTSATGKRDYLILLLAAEYGWRSNDIVNFQFNQIDWEKNIVCFNQHKTDMAVEYPLLSSIGNAIIDYLKHGRPSTDVQEIIVSTESSKRGRPLSTPTIHSIVTKYMRKANIKNWKNKKHGPHSLRHSLATNMLKKNVSMPIISSVLGHQNTETTKIYLKVDIEKLRLCPLSLPIISSKHYMAGRCKHE from the coding sequence ATGATAACAGATTTTAAGACATTGATTACTTTGTGTGAAGATGAGTTGAACATTCGGCAGTATAATGCTTCATATCAGCGAAGTATCCTAGCGGAGTGGGGGAATCTTACAAAATGGATGACTTTAAACAAGTTTAAGGATTTTACCGAGTCTATTGGTTTCCAATACTTAGATGAGACTTTAGGGACCCATATTTCTGTCAAGGGTCTAGCGAACGGTAAAAAGCTACGTTTACGTGCAGTCCGTATGCTCTCTTCTTATCAAAAGGATGGTGATTTTGAATTCCGTACGCCACGAATTGAGAGAGTTTTTTATGGAGATATAGGCAATGAAATGTTATTGTATCTATCCTACCTTAGAAGTGAAAAAAATCTTTCTGAGAGTACACTCAAAAATAAGGAACAGTATTTATATGATTTCTTCTGTTATCTAGAAAAAAAATCGCTTAAATTGAATAATCTTTCTGTTGAAACAATGGAGGATTTTTTTAGTTCTATGAAATATTCACTCGCATCTAGGCACAACTGCGGTTCAGCGCTACGCATTTATTTTAGATATGCATATGAAAATGGAATTTCCAAATCAGACAGTTCGTTGTTAATTTTAAAAGATAATTACAACCATAACTGTAAGCTCCCCACAACTTACGAAGAAGACGAAATTCGCACAATCATTTCCTCAGTTGAGCGAACCTCTGCCACTGGGAAAAGGGATTATTTGATTTTGCTCCTTGCCGCTGAATATGGATGGCGATCAAATGATATTGTGAACTTTCAGTTTAACCAAATAGACTGGGAGAAAAATATCGTTTGTTTCAACCAACATAAAACTGATATGGCAGTAGAATATCCTCTACTATCTTCAATTGGTAATGCCATTATTGACTATTTGAAGCACGGTAGGCCGTCAACAGATGTACAGGAAATCATCGTTTCCACAGAATCATCAAAAAGGGGTCGGCCACTTTCAACACCGACGATACATTCTATTGTAACGAAGTACATGCGTAAGGCAAACATAAAGAACTGGAAAAACAAGAAACACGGTCCACATTCTCTACGCCACAGCCTAGCTACAAACATGCTAAAAAAGAATGTATCTATGCCCATAATCAGTTCCGTGCTTGGACACCAGAATACTGAAACAACCAAGATATATCTGAAAGTAGATATCGAAAAGTTACGATTATGCCCACTTTCCTTGCCAATAATATCTTCAAAACATTACATGGCAGGGAGGTGTAAGCATGAGTAG
- a CDS encoding DDE-type integrase/transposase/recombinase encodes MKNLQQWAAVQELHKQKVPKLQISKQLGIFRYTVKRLIKLKEEPKYTRASYPSKVDKHMDEITLWRTSPEFFFNGTRIFEEIKQRGYDGSINPIYRGLKKIDGVKSVVFRRATVRTTVRIETSPGDQAQFDWSEYKIHVNDRIETVYCFSMILAASRKKALCFSLTVDAEAIYEAIQELFEDLGGITQELLIDNPKALVIESNPRKEIELKYNEYALLLAKHLGTELNACNCYWPRTKGYVKTFVM; translated from the coding sequence GTGAAAAATTTGCAACAGTGGGCAGCAGTTCAGGAACTACACAAGCAGAAAGTTCCCAAATTACAAATCTCTAAGCAGCTCGGAATATTTCGTTATACTGTTAAAAGGCTAATCAAGTTAAAAGAAGAGCCTAAGTATACAAGAGCAAGTTACCCATCGAAGGTTGACAAGCATATGGATGAAATCACTTTGTGGCGAACTTCACCAGAGTTCTTCTTCAATGGAACTAGAATATTTGAGGAAATAAAACAAAGAGGCTATGATGGCTCAATTAACCCCATTTACAGAGGTCTAAAGAAGATTGATGGAGTAAAGAGTGTGGTATTCAGGAGAGCAACAGTTAGAACAACAGTTAGAATAGAAACATCCCCTGGTGACCAAGCTCAATTTGATTGGTCTGAATACAAAATACATGTTAATGATAGGATTGAGACAGTATATTGCTTTTCAATGATTCTAGCAGCTAGCAGAAAAAAGGCTCTTTGCTTTTCTCTCACAGTTGATGCTGAAGCCATCTATGAAGCCATTCAAGAACTGTTCGAAGACTTAGGCGGAATTACACAGGAACTTCTTATTGATAATCCTAAAGCACTAGTAATTGAGAGTAACCCTAGGAAAGAAATTGAATTAAAGTACAATGAATACGCATTACTTCTAGCTAAGCACTTAGGGACAGAACTTAACGCATGCAACTGTTACTGGCCAAGAACTAAAGGTTATGTTAAGACTTTCGTTATGTAA
- a CDS encoding Mu transposase domain-containing protein, with amino-acid sequence MEELNARGKDFISQWNGKLHSTTRRVPNYFFENEEINCLLPLPRDRFRLGQLRKRVISNDSYIHINTNKYSVPVKYATRELQFRIVYGFRIELSP; translated from the coding sequence ATGGAAGAGCTAAATGCCAGGGGAAAAGACTTTATTAGCCAATGGAATGGTAAGTTGCACTCAACGACTAGAAGAGTTCCAAATTATTTTTTTGAAAATGAGGAAATCAATTGTCTCCTCCCATTGCCTAGAGATAGGTTCAGGCTAGGCCAACTTCGAAAAAGAGTCATTAGCAATGATAGCTACATACATATAAACACAAACAAGTACAGTGTACCAGTGAAGTATGCTACAAGAGAGCTTCAGTTCAGGATTGTTTACGGGTTTAGAATAGAGCTTTCACCTTAG
- the galE gene encoding UDP-glucose 4-epimerase GalE, whose product MAILITGGAGYIGSHTVKYFIEQNEEIIIVDNLQSGYVESILNSQLYNIDIRDKESLDKVFKKHNIEAVIHFAANSLVGESMDKPYEYYHNNVYGMICLLDIMKENSVDKIVFSSTAATYGEPKNIPILEDDETNPTNTYGETKLAMEKMMKWFDLAYGIKYVSLRYFNASGAHEDSDIGEAHNPETHLIPLILQVPLGKRDKIFMFGDDYSTKDGTCVRDYIHVMDLSSAHYLALKYLRKNNNSDIFNLGNGSGYSVKEVIETARKVTGHSIPAEVKPRRSGDPATLIASSRKAAQILGWKPKYSSLEKIMTDAWNWHNNNPEGYKSTEKI is encoded by the coding sequence ATGGCTATTTTAATTACTGGAGGAGCTGGATATATTGGTTCACATACTGTAAAATATTTTATTGAACAAAATGAAGAGATTATTATTGTCGATAATCTACAGTCTGGTTACGTTGAAAGCATTCTTAATTCTCAGCTTTACAATATTGATATTAGAGATAAAGAATCTTTAGACAAGGTATTTAAAAAACATAACATTGAGGCAGTTATACATTTTGCTGCTAACTCCTTAGTAGGAGAAAGTATGGATAAACCATATGAATACTACCATAACAATGTATATGGAATGATCTGTTTACTAGATATTATGAAAGAAAACTCAGTCGACAAGATAGTTTTTTCTTCTACAGCAGCTACTTATGGAGAGCCTAAAAACATTCCTATACTTGAAGATGATGAAACAAACCCAACAAACACTTATGGTGAAACCAAGTTAGCAATGGAGAAAATGATGAAGTGGTTTGATTTGGCCTATGGCATTAAGTATGTTTCGCTAAGATATTTTAATGCTTCTGGAGCTCATGAAGATAGTGATATCGGCGAAGCTCATAACCCTGAAACACATCTAATCCCACTCATATTACAAGTCCCGCTAGGAAAAAGAGATAAAATTTTTATGTTTGGTGACGACTATTCCACTAAAGATGGCACGTGTGTGCGGGACTATATTCATGTTATGGACTTATCCTCAGCTCACTATCTAGCTCTTAAATACTTACGGAAAAATAATAATAGCGATATATTTAACCTTGGTAATGGTAGCGGGTATTCCGTTAAGGAAGTTATAGAAACAGCAAGAAAAGTAACAGGACACTCTATCCCCGCTGAAGTAAAACCGAGAAGATCAGGGGACCCAGCTACTCTAATAGCTTCGTCACGCAAAGCAGCACAAATACTAGGATGGAAACCTAAGTATAGTTCATTAGAGAAGATTATGACTGATGCGTGGAATTGGCACAATAACAACCCTGAAGGATATAAGTCCACTGAAAAGATCTAA
- the pseI gene encoding pseudaminic acid synthase, protein MMFTDRVYIVAEISANHGHDIEIAKKTIKASKDAGADAVKIQTYTAETITLDCDNEHFQIKQGTIWDGTTLYKLYQQAYTPWEWHKELYDYAREVGITIFSSPFDFSAVDFLEELKTPAYKVASFEITDTPLIKYMASKGKPMIISTGIATLAEIHEAINACKSEGNKDITLLKCTSSYPAPYEEINLLTIPNMGNTFGVRVGLSDHSIGSTVALGAVALGAKFIEKHVILDRNIGGPDASFSMELHEFAEMVKEIRKLEKALGKVNYDLSEKSLNSRKFSRSLFFSEEINEGQTITDQNMRSVRPGTGLHPRHYDEVLGKKAITNIKKGTPVDWSLIK, encoded by the coding sequence ATGATGTTTACCGATCGGGTCTATATAGTAGCCGAGATTTCAGCAAATCACGGTCATGATATTGAAATTGCCAAAAAAACAATTAAAGCATCTAAAGATGCAGGAGCAGATGCTGTAAAAATTCAAACTTACACTGCTGAGACCATAACTCTAGACTGTGACAACGAACATTTTCAAATTAAGCAAGGTACTATTTGGGATGGAACAACACTTTACAAGTTGTATCAGCAAGCCTATACCCCTTGGGAGTGGCATAAAGAGTTATATGATTACGCAAGAGAAGTGGGTATTACTATATTTTCTTCTCCTTTTGACTTTTCTGCTGTTGACTTTCTAGAAGAATTAAAAACTCCAGCATACAAGGTAGCTTCTTTTGAAATAACTGATACACCTCTGATTAAATATATGGCATCTAAAGGAAAGCCCATGATTATTTCCACAGGAATAGCTACCCTAGCTGAAATACATGAAGCCATTAATGCTTGTAAATCAGAAGGTAATAAAGATATAACATTACTAAAATGTACTAGTTCTTATCCAGCCCCCTATGAAGAAATAAATCTACTAACAATCCCCAATATGGGTAATACTTTCGGTGTGAGAGTTGGACTATCTGATCATTCCATAGGAAGCACTGTTGCTCTAGGGGCTGTTGCTTTAGGAGCAAAATTCATAGAAAAACATGTTATTCTAGATAGGAATATTGGAGGACCAGATGCATCTTTCTCTATGGAATTACATGAATTCGCTGAAATGGTAAAAGAGATTAGAAAGCTAGAAAAAGCTTTGGGTAAGGTGAATTATGATTTAAGCGAAAAGAGTTTAAATAGTAGAAAATTTTCAAGATCCCTATTCTTTTCTGAGGAAATAAATGAAGGTCAAACTATCACTGATCAAAATATGAGATCAGTTAGACCAGGTACTGGATTACATCCACGCCATTATGATGAAGTCCTAGGTAAAAAAGCCATCACCAATATTAAAAAAGGAACCCCAGTGGACTGGAGTTTAATAAAGTGA